In the genome of Xenopus laevis strain J_2021 chromosome 1S, Xenopus_laevis_v10.1, whole genome shotgun sequence, one region contains:
- the LOC121398941 gene encoding cyclin-O protein B-like: protein MSMETSKARKRRRQIDGEQLVSPGCRRDTKRVRHQGDQRGTCHPSAGDPALQNEPWNTLAHIGIGLETFKEYGEDAYLHDKSLEERFMALNFLQSQPEITTASWNVFTGLLICVHRHQKLDFRSLCLTVNLLERFLACAAPIKTTDLNRVGATCFNIACKLVETKKLRKSNRLKLFDDTFTKKEMNQLERTIICKLLFQLAAPTIDDFLEYFTLRKKPSAVQLTKEAIALTAARGIAALSLTHHHEFCIYAPSMMALCCLKVATKFHPSGKPINVDPAEYPDHVMEECVGKIFALISSRQSFLHKLLPAVFPKTLPPLPGNERPLPASHEVDTSSGSSRTPRQETEACTSRQEPKGGETATSGEAPSSNHLEMAQGSDLSNYHQGVTFQNTYIPSYYQPYMHPYIPTYPYCQPNMYPYIPTNPYCQPNMYPYIPTNPYCQPNMYPYIPTYPYCQPNLYPYIPTYPGWQPYMHTDTHPLTDTHTDTHLPTYTE, encoded by the exons atgaGCATGGAGACTTCAAAAGCGAGGAAGCGAAGACGACAGATCGACGGAGAACAACTTGTTTCCCCTGGGTGCCGCCGTGATACCAAAAGGGTGAGGCACCAGGGTGATCAACGTGGGACATGCCACCCTTCAGCTGGGGACCCAGCACTTCAAAATGAGCCTTGGAACACCTTAGCTCACATAGGCATTGGCCTAGAGACCTTCAAGGAGTATGGGGAAGACGCCTACCTGCACGATAAGAGTCTTGAGGAGAGATTTATGGCTTTGAACTTTCTACAAAGTCAGCCAGAAATCACCACAGCGTCATGGAACGTGTTCACCGGCCTGCTTATCTGCGTGCACAGACACCAGAAGTTGGACTTTAGGTCTCTGTGCTTGACTGTCAACCTTCTGGAGCGGTTTCTTGCTTGCGCTGCTCCCATCAAGACCACTGACCTGAACAGAGTGGGAGCCACTTGCTTCAATATAGCCTGCAAGTTAGTGGAGACAAAGAAATTAAGGAAATCAAATCGCCTAAAACTCTTTGATGACACCTTTACAAAGAAGGAAATGAACCAACTGGAGCGAACCATCATTTGCAAATTGCTTTTTCAACTGGCGGCACCGACCATCGATGACTTCTTGGAGTATTTCACCCTCCGGAAGAAGCCTTCAGCTGTCCAGCTGACAAAAGAAGCCATTGCCCTGACTGCTGCTAGAGGCATCGCAGCACTGAGCCTAACCCACCATCATGAGTTTTGCATTTATGCACCCTCCATGATGGCTCTGTGCTGCCTGAAAGTAGCCACCAAATTCCACCCTTCAGGAAAACCCATCAACGTGGATCCTGCTGAATACCCAGACCATGTAATGGAAGAGTGTGTCGGGAAGATTTTTGCTCTGATATCATCCAGGCAGAGCTTTTTACACAAATTGCTTCCAGCAGTGTTTCCAAAGACACTGCCACCATTACCTGGAAATGAAAGACCT CTTCCAGCAAGCCATGAGGTTGATACATCATCTGGAAGCAGCAGAACACCAAGGCAGGAGACAGAAGCATGCACCTCCCGGCAAGAACCCAAAGGCGGTGAGACAGCCACATCCGGAGAGGCACCGAGTTCCAACCACTTGGAAATGGCCCAGGGATCTGACCTTTCCAACTACCATCAAGGGGTAACTTTTCAAAACACATACATTCCCTCATACTACCAACCTTacatgcacccatacattcctacatatccatactGCCAGCCAAACAtgtacccatacattcctacaaaTCCATACTGCCAGCCAAACAtgtacccatacattcctacaaaTCCATACTGCCAGCCAAACAtgtacccatacattcctacatatccatactGCCAGCCAAACCtgtacccatacattcctacatatccagGCTGGCAGCCATAcatgcacacagacacacatcccCTTACTGacacccacacagacacacatctGCCTACATACACTGAATAG
- the smim7.S gene encoding small integral membrane protein 7-A isoform X1, with protein sequence MIGDLLLFGTLLVNAGAVLNFKLKKKESQGFGDDLTEATTGYLDHECVLLDISDCLKIENMLALRTRRIFSHPILSEALVLMQNIISVHTSTEPVFCL encoded by the exons ATGATCGGAGATCTACTTCTATTCGG GACATTGCTGGTGAATGCTGGTGCTGTATTAAATTTCAAATT gaaaaaaaaggaatCCCAGGGTTTTGGAGATGATTTGACAGAGGCCACTACAG GTTATTTGGATCATGAATGTGTTTTACTGGATATCTCTGACtgtttgaaaattgaaaatatgcTGGCTCTACGCACCAGAAGAATTTTCTCCCATCCTATTCTTTCAGAAGCCCTTGTTTTGATGCAGAACATCATCTCAGTCCATACATCTACAGAACCAGTTTTCTGTTTGTAA
- the smim7.S gene encoding small integral membrane protein 7-A precursor (The RefSeq protein has 1 substitution compared to this genomic sequence) — translation MIGDLLLFGTLLVNSGAVLNFKLKKKESQGFGDDLTEATTGDNIREFLLSLRYFRIFIALWNIFMMFCMIVLFGS, via the exons ATGATCGGAGATCTACTTCTATTCGG GACATTGCTGGTGAATGCTGGTGCTGTATTAAATTTCAAATT gaaaaaaaaggaatCCCAGGGTTTTGGAGATGATTTGACAGAGGCCACTACAG GTGATAACATCAGGGAATTTTTACTCAGTCTGCGATACTTTCGAATTTTCATAGCACTGTGGAACATTTTCATGATGTTTTGTATGATTGT GTTATTTGGATCATGA